Genomic segment of Zerene cesonia ecotype Mississippi chromosome 7, Zerene_cesonia_1.1, whole genome shotgun sequence:
aataaaagttcaaaataataactcGAAATGTCATGTAATGTTCAATTTTTACAGTAATAATAGAATAGAGAACACCCCATAATTTTAAGTGTTCATTAGAATAACTATTTGTACAATCAATTATTCGTATTCGTTTATCTTCTGAAATAAGGCTgtcttttattgaaatttcataaacataaaattacttacCTAAGTAGAttctatatagtataatattgctaaattatttaatagtatttttatattaattcccgtttatttcatttattatctaGCTCTTTGGTACCAGACTGATTTtaggtacatttattttatggtgcAATTTATGTCTAGAGCGTTGTGATAatctgattttaattatattatacaacaaatcttcttttttatttccaacCTAAACGTACCCTATAGCATCCTATAGCAGAGTTCGCATCAACAAATCGAACTCACACCTGAGATTCATGAATATCTGTTCTAATAatgtaaagctgaagaatcggtttgtttgtttgaacgcacaaTCTCAGGAACGACTTGTACGAATTGAAAAACCTTTTCTTTCGCATCGGAAATTCATTCTAGTAATAAGTACCCTATATCACTACCCCCTAAGTATCTCCAGCTTTAAGAATCATACCATCGTTTCGTaatgacgtaaaaaaaaaactttcgaATTAATATTATCGGTATAACTAAAATCTATACAGtagttaaacataaatttataacgttTCCCCCAGCGGCAATGCTTAGAACTatctttgaaaaatatatttttttaagttgtcaAACTATCTTTGGCGAATATTAACGGTCTTATTCATAAAAGTAGCTTATCGAAGGTTTTGAGAATTCATTAgctaaaatgctttataagtTAATAGAACGTTTTAACTTGTGTTCAGTAAATAATGGCTTAAATAAAACCACATATAAATTTCAGACAttcttattataacaaataaaaagaataatatttacacactTATCTAGTAATGTTCCACatgaacaattaaaaaaattgtctacaCATAAAACAAGTCCTCGACACACTGaataaaacttacaatttaatttttaaatgtttagtaacaccaaattgaatttttgaacTTATTTCCTTACATAATTTCAAATCTTCTTATGCTTACAGATAAAAGATGATTTTGAACTATTTGACAAAATCAGAATTCCATGTATATTATTGCTTTTAGAACAGTGTAGAACACCCGAGTAAAATCAAAATGAACGGGCAGTAccataatagtataaaatcgtaatataaaaatatgttggtatatttacaaatagtaAACATCCCTATATCAGAGCgtacattataatatcttagTCATGTATAATAATTCCATAAACAcctaaacatataatatctaaGGAATTCAAAATGCAAAACTATATcgcaactaaaataaatattacattaatttcacGGATAGTCTTGCGATATGCTAGGTTGTAATCTGAGTCAGAAAAGCTTTAGCCTTTCTATCTTATCTGAATGATCTTTAGGGACTGTTCATAAAATACGTCACGCTAACATCAGCTTTTAACCCCTCCCTCCCTATTGTCACGCTGTGTCACACTTTCTGTGACCCCCCTACAAATATTTCGTCACAAAAACGAAGACCCCCCTGCTAAGTATGATAAATTCTAAATGATAGTACACAAATTCtgggaattaaaaatatttatttagttagatTACTGGTCTCCCGTTAGTTCTAGATTTAGACTTTACATAGGTCACTGTAAAGTCTGCTGCTGCTGAGGGGTTAAGTATtggaaaaagcaaaaaaactaGTTGTGACGGATCACAACGCTGCTAGTCGCCGCCAAAGCTGGTGCATAtcgaaaaataatgaataatgttgTCTAAGATTCCTCTCTCCCTATCCCCCCTTGTCACATCTTATCAAACTCAGCCAGACCCCTCCCCCCTCgctttgtattttatgaacaaCCCCTTACACTAAAAtttcagtttgtttgttactgatacgatttcaaagattttatttcagttttacaCATCAATCAACAGTACATAAAATCagcaaacaatattttttcatccatgtatttttttgataattcaaTCACAAACAATTGTGATCATACCATAGAACAAACTGTTAATCATTCACTTGCATtacaatgattaattaaatctttttaacttaattattctTTCACATTTTATGCTAGTTACTTGTCGCTCAAATAACTGTACAAAGCTGAGAAatgtatatcaataaaatacattagatTCGAGATCTTCCGTATGATGCGTGTAagtaatatgattatttacataaaatttatctataaagTAGGCCAGAgcttaatagaaaaaaaaatccacaattaatttataaactattaaacaCTACTTACTTACAAGAGTCAGTACTAATATTtgtaactttaatatataatatgttaaaatttgccacttcaataaataaccttattgatattaaaaattacaaatataagtcATTGGAAAATACTCTAGTATTACTTAAGATTAAAGACATTACAGAGAACAAATATGCAATTGTTGCATAGAAAAAATTGGAGGAGTTCaaaacatatcataataaattacacaagTTTCATTTACCCATTATGACATTCAGATGAAGCACACaacttatacatattaaaatcacTTATACTTCCTGTGAGCATTTTATCCtatattcaatttactttttttactttttaaatctttaaaataaatataaaatttagaaaataatttttatctgtcTTTTATCCATACTTATTCCTTATTTAGCAATGAAGTATAAGTGATTTGTAATGAGAAGCAAAAACTGGGTTATACAGTCAGAAACTACACCtataacatcaataaaaattaaattagtagtCTCATATAACAACGGCAATtacttttgttaaaaaaaaaaatacatgagaTAAAAGATATTTAGTGCCCACTACAGTATTTAAAGAGAGAACGaaatttcaaatgatattcgtaatattatttttacagaagtcaaactaaattttatgtatttgttaattgAAGTTCAATTAGtatgttgtaatattatttaagttaatacATACTTACCTAAAGGAATTTGAGATCAAATATTGTGTACACAAATCTTAGCTGTAGAAATTACAGCCTCTATGGAACTTATAAAACCCAGTTTTGCAGTCTTTCtatcgtttaattaaaatcatggGTAATCACGAGTTTCAATTGATTATAGACAATATTGGaatggttatttaaattaaatgttttcgaTAAAAGTTAGCTTTGATTTAAGGTTTTACTATATCCAAATTATTCTACTTATTTTCATGGATAAAcatgcatttttaattgactTTTAATAACCCCATGATAAaaagaattgaatttttaacacaaaacacaacttaaaaatgtaaataaaaaattgatagcAAGCTATTTACTAGCTTGAATATATCCATAAACTCGATCAAAACCCATGAAAACccaatacttaataataaaacacaattttcgAGTTGTGTATCATAAATCTATACACTTGTACACACATTCACTGTACACTGAACACCCAGATAATCCATGTACATTAATGTTTCATTCAACGTGCGGATCAAGCATTGGGCGGCAGATCTTTCTTTGGTTCCTCCATAGTTGCTACGTTCTTAACGTCGTCTTTGTTGTCTTCGgctgaaatataataattatcaacatcttttgtatattaatggGCTATAActtaatagtatataatataataatacctttATAATGAATTTGTAAAGATAAGGTGTAGCGGATCAGTCCTTTTGCCTTTAAGCcagttgttattaaaaaattgcaaaaggTGTACAGCATATTGAAAGAAGCttatcaaaatacaaatattatgtaagtattgtttaatgtaaacatGTTTCTACACAACTCTCAAGCGGTGTAGTGCTACACTGGAAGCATCTCAGTGCTGTGTCGCGTACCTTTGATATCATCCTTGGCGGGCTCCTTGTCGAGGCGCGGGCGCTTGCGGTGCGGCGCGCGGTACGAGCGGTTGTCGCGGCGCGCGCCCTCGCCCTCGTCCTCCGAGTCCGACAGCTCGCCCTCGCCCGTTATGCGCTTATCCTGAGAGACGTGTCATTAGtcattaatctatactaatactagttGACCCGGAacacgctgttctgccttactcttatcatttaggggtatgaaaaatagattggattggcgtttaaaatccgttctatagtcttgaaattaaatactaatattatacagaggTAAAGTTTGTGTCAGTGATATTGTAGAGGTAATTTATCTCCGGATCTTCTGaaccaatattaaaaattcttatattgACAGTAAGTCACATTATCTGTGAGTGTgagttatattttcttgtctttattctattcttcatctatttttatttgtttgttttattttatgattattaaatataaaattgtaaatgtctTAATTTTCCCTtacatatcattatattaaaaaaatatattgaaagtgaaagaaaaaatattggatAAACAACTTTTCAATTATAGTATCGTCTGAATTTGCTTTTAGTTATTTGggaaattaaaacaagaatATTGTTAGCACGCCAAATGAAAACGACACGTTAATTTACTTGTTACATAATGTAGTGTTAGATTTATTTGATCCTTACCTTTTCACTTTGTGGCAACCTTTCATCCTTGTCGATTTTGTCTTCGTCTTCTGACTCATCATTAACAGCATCTTCAGGAATGGCTTGtacctaaaatattattaaattatgatttcaaaTATACACCAGAGGAATATAACATCCTAACATTAACTATTACttgaaagtattattaattatatttaaaaaaatatttatattcagtgCAACCTCATAAATATCTATCTAAATATTGATGGCTatgtaattattcataataatacagAAGTAAACCTTACCTGTACTCCTGGTGCATGTGGTAACATGCGAAGATTTTCAAAAAGTCTGTTCTTAATTTTCTCTAGATATTCTGGAGTATTTTGATTGGACATGTTACTTGGCGATATGTGTAGTTTAAAGTCGGGCCCGAAATACTCAAAGTAGTCATTGTAGGGCAGTTCATTCGCTATTTCAACACCCAAGGCGACAGATGTTTCGTATGTCCAACAACGCGATACATTACGAATTGTGTAtctaggaaaaaaaaacagttaataaaaacattttaaactgtatttaattaaacaatccatttgttttttattcaagcCATACACACCAATAGCccataattttttgaaaatatatttgatctagtttaattaatctttaactaaagttgtttttgaaagtttgtaaggacacATCCTATGTGTTTggtactctttcacgcaaaaactactgaaccgattgcaataaaatttggtacataggaataacatataggcaactttttatcatattcctacgggatacggacatacgcgggtgaatccgcgggcgcagctagtttaatgtAAGGTTAAcctaaaaaatatgtgaaagtaaaaagttatgtgaTAAACAAAAATGGACAGTTGTCTaagaatagtaaaatatagaaaatcaaCACATACCCTCCACCACCAACCAGTAGGAAAGGTAACCCAAATCTCTTCACTAACTCCACACATCGTCCATGACCACGTACTGTTAAGTTGAAACACCCCAGTCGGTCACCTGAAACAATTATACTTAAGAAGAAAAATCGCAACCAAACCATTCAAATTCCGAGTAATATTTCGTAAGTTTTTTACTATGTGTATATGTGAGGCAATAGTTATATTTGCATaatcacaattattaattgacattctttttatctattaatatcacagtattatctaaatttcaaataacttaatgtcaaatttattatctcaCCTGTAAGTGAATCAGCACCACATTGCAGTACAACAGCGCTGGGCTGGAATGTCTCCATTACTTTAGAAATTATAGGCACAAATATAGATTCATAGGACTCGTCATCCATGCCGTCACGTAGTGGTATATTGACTGCATAGTATTTCCCTTTACCTGCTCCAATGTCACGAAGATCACCTAAATAAAACCAgaaggaataaaaaatgtaagtaaacataatgaaagatataataacattttaatttaatttcatttaattattaactgttTCGTTTATAAGATATGTTATAGGGTACAAGGTTTTTCAAAAAAGGAAgacaataaatgaattattcatgTATAGGCTGTACTAACCTGTTCCCGGGAAGTATTCTCCATACTTATGGAATGAGACTGTCATCACTCTGTCTGTTGTATAGAAGGCTTCCTCCACTCCATCTCCATGGTGAACATCAATATCAATGTACAACACCCTCTGATGGTATTTGAGTAACTCCAAAATGCCGAGTACAATATCATTTACATAGCAAAAGCCAGATGCCTCAGATTTTTTTGCATGATGCAGTCCTCCACCCCAGTTGATGCAAATTTCCGATGCCTGTgtgataatattgtattatgaaaaaataatgtagaaaACATATCTCATAAACATAGATAACATCAAAAAGAGATTCAAATTATGTCAATGTAATCAAAGACAAATGGGACCTTAATAATattctgataaaataaaatgggtgctttataatttatatagtaaactGCCAAAATGTAATACCATATAtgacaatattacaatatttaaaaatttaagaaatttttactACTTAATATTCTGtcatttaagttatttaaatattattcatataccTGCTTATTTAACTTGACAGCAGCAGCAACAGAGCCACCAGCGGAGAGCTGACAGAATTCATAGAGACCATCAAACACTGGACAGTCTTCACCGACATTAACTGTAAAAGCATAAAAGTTAAAGAGTTGAAATCCAGGTAAATCTTAATCTTATGTGGAGGACGGGGGGCTTAGAAAATATCAcacgcatttattatattttgcatgTTTCTCATGGTGTTTAGTAGGTGCAAGAAGAAATCGGGTTTTGGATATAACTACATGGCTTTCAGATAATCCAATTTCATGATTGCCTATGACATCAACCACTATAGTTTCTACtgtaatactatatatttataaaaaaaaaaacttctttcaGATTTTTGAGGGCGAAATATTTCGAgtcagtataataaattaagtataatacTATTACATATATCCATCCCAAATTGAATTTACTTCTCTCAAGCattttggaataaaaaaaaaatgaaacttcTAAGAATTTCAtctatgtaattaaatgaaatgcaTTAAGAAAGTAAGGACTGTCCTTTGCTCAGTGaagaggacctcggacttaaattTGGTATCTTGGGGGTTTGAGACaatcaatttcaatttgtCTGAGCATGTccataacatcaccactgctcaaaatggtgaaagaaaacTTTTTGAGGAATCGATATGCCCAAGAATAAAACAGTttgatgacatgtgacatatgGTAACCCGCACTTAACACCAGTGTGTTGCATTATATCCTCAACCCCTtatagaaggcctgtgtctGAGCAAtgggaatataatatatgggctgatgatgttgatgattATAAACATCAGCTGTTCCTATTCCCTTTAAGATTAACTGAATAAGGTTATCCATATCACTAATTGTTCTTACATCTTTGCATCTGCTTATTGTATTCTGACATGTTATCTGGTCTGATGGACCGAAGGAAGCGTATGTAGTCATCTGAATGGAACTTTGTCATTTCATCTGCTGTTGCTTTGTGGGGTCGctgtagataaaatataaatattattagaatacaataattatacaatattgttaCATACAGAAATACGAGACAAATTTAAACCAACGtaatctattattaatttaaacatcaaCTTACATATATCTccatttttctatataaaccATAATTCAACAGTAAATTATGTGTCATGCGTATGCGATGTGGTTTCATGGGATGACCTTGCCCATAATAATAGTTACCAATATCacctaaaataaacaaagcatGCAAGTTACTatcatagtatttttatttaaaattaaatttaactttataatcaGGTATTACTCGAGTCATTTCAAGGCTTGACATATTATTTCCGTCTGTACTATTAACAACGTGAACGAACAAAACTGTGCCCACCAATGACAACTCAGAAAAGAGTACAGACGCTTATTAATGACTTAGCCTACAATGCggtaaaatttttaagatgACTAcgattacatttaaaacatttgaaagaTTGTCATGTTGATAATGTATTCGaactcaatatttttaaatgtatttgcaTTGTAGCTCAacacattgaaatataattactttatgCTGATTACCCAGTTGGCGGGCAACAAACTTTACAATACTTACTATCGTAATAATAGCACACTCGCTTTTTGCTATGGGGTTGCATAGACATTTTACGTTCCGAATTAAATAACTGCAAGAGtttcaaagttttaatttctttaataacaCTCTAAACACACAAAAGATAGATACGGTCTGAGACAACGTTTACTTTCGTATTTCCGATTCAGAATTATTAGATGAACGAATGTCGAATTACGAGCATATCATTCAAGTTCACACTCTATGTTCACACTACTCATTCATATGCATAAAGGGGAAAGAAACGAAGGGGAATGAACTAAAGAGTGTTGCCACCTTGGTTTTCTGATAAGGGCAACTCGGCACAAACAAAGGCTAGAGAGGGAAATTATTAAGAGAGAACGATATTAAGTTCTTCTAGTTCAAGTATAATTctgtgataaaattattccgaGTTCGAACATTTTGACTGTATGGTTAAGAACTTGTGGCCAATTAGAACGCTTAGTTCGTAGAAAAAGGATTGTTGTTTTGGTGTAATTGATAAAAGCAAAACTTGCAAAATTTGCCCTATTTCGAGATAATTGTTGAAAATACTGATGTCTGTTGAGTTTTGCAGCCCTTGctatgtatatgtttatgtacCTATCGGCCTGCAAGCCTAGAAGCGttaaaagcttaaaataaaGCTTAATTCCTTTAGACTGCATAAAAATTGCATTCTAGCGCTAAATTCCACTCTTTTGCTCAAACAGCAAGGCATGaaagtaaagttttttttttattttaatataaattatatttgtcatCTTGAATGTAATTTGTCAAAGTCGATTAGGCCAATAGAACCATCAGCATCGTGTTCAGTAAATACCCTGTTTCCGCttattttctactttttcAAGATTTCAACCGAACCGAACGAACCGAAGAGAATCAAGTCAGAACAGACTTGGTGAAAAATCGatttgaaaacttaaaaacgCACTATTTTTTCAACTAAAATTAGATGTTTTCGCTAAGTGTCCTAAAAAGCGCCAGATCTGACTTCAAAACACTAAGGTGGCAGCACTGATTTTGGCCTAACAAACGATTAGTCATCGTTGATGGTTGCTGCAAATAGCCATCAGTAGCATATCCTCAGGCCCATATACTTTGCctgacccttcccagtcctttcctttataccTCTCGGCAatcttttcttaatcccttcctaTTTAAAGTCGGCATTCCATTTGTacaggcgtaaggtctgcaatggaacttatgcctctctaaatatacatgggcggtggtaacgcttaccatcaggcatcccaccagctccattgccgactgtgacataaaaaaaattcagtgtgataaatacattttttggtACATAATAGTCCTTTGATGTAAAATTCTGAAAAACACTTCACATTTCTCAGTTCATCACCACCACCTACCTACATAcctaaagttattttataattgttatgtcTCTTTTCGATACTCATggataaaactaataaaaaaattatataatatattacgtattattatcatacgaataattttttttttctcaagtCTGGAggactttttttaaataatgttaacagCTAACACTgtatactaatttaatataaatttatgcgCTTACAGCGCTATGTGAGTTATTTCATGGCAAGTATTAGACTAGCtacgataaaatttaaacaattgtttgtttcagataataaaaaaaaacatgttaatcAATTCCATTCATAATTTACGACGACCtacaaaagatttatttacacaGACATAACCTTggtttctttcttttcttctcTTGTTCCCAAATCATTGGTTTTACACAATTTCCTCACCTGATTAAAAAAGAggtaaataagttaataagttagattaaataatatataattattatttacataaaatataaagcaatgAGAAGCATTCtgggaaatttaatttatttaatggcaACTCCACATAGGAGTGAAGTTTGTAGTGATTGATTGAGTTTCAAAAAATCTCTTTTACAGAAGCAGTGGTCAAGGTAAGACgtgttttattacatattttaggtAATTGCCgacttaaatattgatttttatttgtattaattaaattcgtaGTAATCTTTTGTTTTACCGTTCTGAAGTATatcaaatgtattaatttttaaatatctctaCCCAAAaggtgatgatgatggtaCAATCTTGACACAATATTCATGTATTGTTTCAGAAAGACCctgctaaaaatataaagagataCATCTTAGTATATCCTGNNNNNNNNNNNNNNNNNNNNNNNNNNNNNNNNNNNNNNNNNNNNNNNNNNNNNNNNNNNNNNNNNNNNNNNNNNNNNNNNNNNNNNNNNNNNNNNNNNNNNNNNNNNNNNNNNNNNNNNNNNNNNNNNNNNNNNNNNNNNNNNNNNNNNNNNNNNNNNNNNNNNNNNNNNNNNNNNNNNNNNNNNNNNNNNNNNNNNNNNNNNNNNNNNNNNNNNNNNNNNNNNNNNNNNNNNNNNNNNNNNNNNNNNNNNNNNNNNNNNNNNNNNNNNNNNNNNNNNNNNNNNNNNNNNNNNNNNNNNNNNNNNNNNNNNNNNNNNNNNNNNNNNNNNNNNNNNNNNNNNNNNNNNNNNNNNNNNNNNNNNNNNNNNNNNNNNNNNNNNNNNNNNNNNNNNNNNNNNNNNNNNNNNNNNNNNNNNNNNNNNNNNNNNNNNNNNNNNNNNNNNNNNNNNNNNNNNNNNNNNNNNNNNNNNNNNNNNNNNNNNNNNNNNNNNNNNNNNNNNNNNNNNNNNNNNNNNNNNNNNNNNNNNNNNNNNNNNNNNNNNNNNNNNNNNNNNNNNNNNNNNNNNNNNNNNNNNNNNNNNNNNNNNNNNNNNNNNNNNNNNNNNNNNNNNNNNNNNNNNNNNNNNNNNNNNNNNNNNNNNNNNNNNNNNNNNNNNNNNNNNNNNNNNNNNNNNNNNNNNNNNNNNNNNNNNNNNNNNNNNNNNNNNNNNNNNNNNNNNNNNNNNNNNNNNNNNNNNNNNNNNNNNNNNNNNNNNNNNNNNNNNNNNNNNNNNNNNNNNNNNNNNNNNNNNNNNNNNNNNNNNNNNNNNNNNNNNNNNNNNNNNNNNNNNNNNNNNNNNNNNNNNNNNNNNNNNNNNNNNNNNNNNNNNNNNNNNNNNNNNNNNNNNNNNNNNNNNNNNNNNNNNNNNNNNNNNNNNNNNNNNNNNNNNNNNNNNNNNNNNNNNNNNNNNNNNNNNNNNNNNNNNNNNNNNNNNNNNNNNNNNNNNNNNNNNNNNNNNNNatagaattttcttttttttattaggtcTGGAAATTGGAACAATAATCGTGGTGGTAGCGGTGGTTCCAAGTTTGGAGGAGGAGGAGGAGGAGGAAGATTTGGTGGATCGAAATTCGGTGGTGGCAGTGGCGGTGGTGGCGGTAAATTTGGCGGTAACGGTTATGGTAACAAGAAAGAATTCTCGGGTGGGCAGAACATGCGTCGCCCTAATTGGGATTCTATGTCGCTACAGCCATTCAACAAAGATTTTTACAACCCACCACCGGCCATACTTAACAGATCACCATATGAGGTAGAAGCCTATAGAAACAAACATGAAATCACCATCAGTGGTGTTGATGTACCTCACCCAATTGAAAAGTTTGATGAAGCAAACTTCCCAGACTATGTCATGCAAAGTATCAGTAATATGGGCTATAAAGACCCAACCCCAATTCAAGCGCAAGGATGGCCTATTGCTATGTCTGGAAAGAACTTGGTTGGCATCGCCCAAACCGGTTCAGGCAAAACATTGGCATACATTTTACCTGCTATTGTTCATATCAACAATCAACAACCTGTAAGGCGAGGTGATGGCCCTATTGCCTTGGTATTGGCACCAACAAGAGAGCTTGCCCAGCAAATTCAACAAGTTGCAAGTGATTTTGGAAATGCAGCCTATGTCCGTAACACATGTATTTTTGGAGGTGCACCAAAAAGGGAACAAGCACGTGACTTGGAAAGAGGTGTTGAAATTGTCATCGCTACACCTGGAAGACTTATTGATTTTCTAGAGAAGGGTACTACAAACTTGCAACGTTGTACGTATCTTGTACTTGATGAAGCTGACCGCATGTTGGACATGGGTTTTGAACCtcaaattagaaaaattattgaacaGATTCGCccagacagacagactttGATGTGGTCTGCAACATGGCCCAAAGAAGTGAAAAAGCTAGCAGAAGATTATCTTGGTGATTACATGCAGATTAATATTGGATCAATGCAGTTATCAGCAAACCATAACATTTTGCAGATAATAGATGTTTGCCAAGAgcatgaaaaagaaaataagtaaGTACTTTCTATTAATTACACTTCTCATTTGACATGGTCAGAATGATGAATTAAGatgtatgaataaatgattatattaataatattctatccTCTAAGAAGATCTGACTTCAACTTGATATCCAGAAAAATTGCATCTCTgcttatataagtattattaacatttttttttgtttagattGAACACACTATTGCAAGAAATTGGAGAAAGTCAAGACCCTGGttcaaaaactattatatttgttgaaaCCAAGAGGAAagtagaaaatattacaagaaaTATTAGACGATATGGATGGCCGGCAGTATGTATGCATGGTGATAAGACACAACAAGAAAGAGATGATGtattaaatcaattcaaaCAAGGCAGAGCCACAATTCTTGTTGCAACTGATGTTGCAGCTAGAGGACTTGGTAagcttaattaattacatgacaactcaagaaaaaaagaacattttattttcacaatttatcatgttca
This window contains:
- the LOC119840730 gene encoding histone deacetylase HDAC1 translates to MSMQPHSKKRVCYYYDSDIGNYYYGQGHPMKPHRIRMTHNLLLNYGLYRKMEIYRPHKATADEMTKFHSDDYIRFLRSIRPDNMSEYNKQMQRFNVGEDCPVFDGLYEFCQLSAGGSVAAAVKLNKQASEICINWGGGLHHAKKSEASGFCYVNDIVLGILELLKYHQRVLYIDIDVHHGDGVEEAFYTTDRVMTVSFHKYGEYFPGTGDLRDIGAGKGKYYAVNIPLRDGMDDESYESIFVPIISKVMETFQPSAVVLQCGADSLTGDRLGCFNLTVRGHGRCVELVKRFGLPFLLVGGGGYTIRNVSRCWTYETSVALGVEIANELPYNDYFEYFGPDFKLHISPSNMSNQNTPEYLEKIKNRLFENLRMLPHAPGVQVQAIPEDAVNDESEDEDKIDKDERLPQSEKDKRITGEGELSDSEDEGEGARRDNRSYRAPHRKRPRLDKEPAKDDIKAEDNKDDVKNVATMEEPKKDLPPNA
- the LOC119828345 gene encoding ATP-dependent RNA helicase p62-like, which translates into the protein MRRPNWDSMSLQPFNKDFYNPPPAILNRSPYEVEAYRNKHEITISGVDVPHPIEKFDEANFPDYVMQSISNMGYKDPTPIQAQGWPIAMSGKNLVGIAQTGSGKTLAYILPAIVHINNQQPVRRGDGPIALVLAPTRELAQQIQQVASDFGNAAYVRNTCIFGGAPKREQARDLERGVEIVIATPGRLIDFLEKGTTNLQRCTYLVLDEADRMLDMGFEPQIRKIIEQIRPDRQTLMWSATWPKEVKKLAEDYLGDYMQINIGSMQLSANHNILQIIDVCQEHEKENKLNTLLQEIGESQDPGSKTIIFVETKRKVENITRNIRRYGWPAVCMHGDKTQQERDDVLNQFKQGRATILVATDVAARGLEALAESYCVLFDYCPKFMGMLLHWICT